The window AAACGCAGCAATGAGTCGGCGAAATTGCCGCCGCGGTAATCTCCACAAGCCGCCCACTTGAGCGACCGTGGCCTCGAGAGCATTGCGCAGGATATTGATGAACACCTGCTGCAGTTCGATCGTATCGGCAAACAACCACAGCGGGTCTTCCGGCATCGCGACGCGGCATTGAACGCCGGCGTTTCGGTATTCGTGACGCAGCAGTTCCAGCGAAGCGGCCAGAATGTCACGCAGGTCCTGCGTTGAGCGGCGGCTTTCTCGCTTGGTCGCAAAGGCCCGCAAGCGGCGAATGATCTCGCCGCAGCGATTGGCGAGTTCGCCGATCTGACTAAATTTTTCGATCAAATCCGGTTGCGACAGCGCGCCGGCGTTCGCCGCGGCGGCACATCCTTCGGCATACAGGCTGATCGCTGCGAGCGGCTGATTGAGTTCGTGGGCAATGCCCGCGGCCATTTCGCCCATCGTCGCAATCCGTCCCGCATGCGCCGCTTGATTGCGCAGAGACTGAACTTCCTCTTCCGCCTGCACATCCTTGGAGACATCTTCGGTGAAGAACACCAGGCCACCGATGTTTCCTTCCGCGTCGCGCCAGGGCTGAATTTCCCAGCGCAACCAGGTTGCGGTACCGTCAGCGCGTTTGAACATATCACGTTCGCAGCGTTCGACGGCGCCTTGTAAACAACGGTTGTGAATTTCGCGCCAGCGCGGCGTAATTTCAGGAAAGACTTCGTAATGCGAGCGACCGAGCAGATCCTGCCCCTCAAGTCGGTAATCAACGAGCCAGCGCAGGCTGCAAGCGATGTACTTCAAATCGCGATCGAACATCGCGACGCCGGCAGGCGCGTATTTGAGCAATAGTTGCAATCGCTCGCTGCTTTCGCGCAGCCTGGCCTGGGCTTGAGTCTGTTCCGTCATGTCGACAGCCAGACCCGTCATTCCGATCACTTTGCCGTCAATGTCATGAATGGGCTCATAGTGCGAATCAAAAAAGACTCCCTGACCTTCGGCCAAAAAATTGACCGATTCCCCAGACAAGGCACGTTCGATGGCGCGCAAAGATGGCGTCGCCGCAGGATAAACCTCCGCAATCGTCTTGCCGACGAGTTGACCAGGACGCAATCCCACGCGGGCGAGACCGCGCCCCTCTGACGCAGTCACGCAGCCATCGCGATCGAGTGAGAACAAAATGAGCGGCGCCTTGTTGATGATCATCATCAACCGATCGTGCGCAATCTGCCGTTCTTGTTCGGCTTCTCGCCAGTTCGAGATCTCACTAAAGAGAACCGCGAATTGCAGCGGTTGCGTACGATACGCCAACACAATCCATTGCCGCTGCGTCTTCGGATGGACGTATTCGCTGCGCAACGGCTGACCCGTGAGCGCGACCTGTCCGTAGGTTTTGACCCAGAATTCGCGATCATCGCTAGGAAACTCAGAATGCAGCTTGCCGATGACATCGGCGCGGCGCACATTCATCAACGTTTCGAAGGCGGGGTTAACGTCGAGATAGCGGTAATCGATTGGCTCTCCCTGGTCGTTCACGATCAGCTCGTGCAGCGAGAATCCTTCGGTCATCGTTTCGAACAGTTGACGATAATGCTGTTCGCTGGCCTGTAACGCCTCCTGAATCTGCAAACGCTCCCGCATGTGCCGTTTGCGCTCGGTGATGTCGATCGTCGAAGCCATCAGCGATTGCGGTTGGCCATCTTGATCGCGAAGCAAGGTCGCAGAGACAAGCAACACAATCAGGTTGCGATCCTTGCGAACAAAGTTCAACTCGCCGACCCAGGCATCGTTGGCCAGCACGGTCTCCATCACGCGTGCGCCGGCAGCTGGATCCTCACATAAATCTAAGGCAAACATTCCCAACATTTCTGTCGGCGAATCATAGCCCAGCATTTGCTGGAACGATTCATTGACAAAGGTCAGCCGGGCTTGCATGTCGGAGATCACAATGCCGTTGATCGATTGCTCGAGCGCGCGCTGCTTCAGCCGCGAAGCTTGCTCGGCATTTTCACGCTCGGTGACATCCAAGCCCACGCCGACCATCCAGCCCGAGTTGTTGCCAGGTTGAAAAGCCGAACATCCGTTCCACTCCAGGATGCGAATCTCACCGGTAGCGGAACGAATGCGGGTCTGCACCGTTTCCATCCCTTTGGCCAGATAAGAGTTGGCCATGGCCGTCTGAATGCGCGCCTGTTCGCTCGGCTCCAGAAACTCCGTGACCCAATCCTTCTCCTGGAGTTCTTTCAGAGACCATCCCAAGAACTCTGCCGTGCGCCGGTTGACGTAATGCAAATCACCGGCGTGGTTCAGAATCACAATGAAGAGCGGAATGGAATCAACCAGGTCGTTCGTCATGAACTTCCGCAGTTCCTCCTCCGAAGAAGGTTCCGCTGGCTTTGATTCACAACGGCAAGACGCTACCACTCGACCCGCTTGCCCCGACGGCAGAACGCCTCCCTGCAGACGAATTCTCCAGACCGCGCTGGCGGTGCCGTTCAGTTCGAATTCTTCCGCCAACGGCGCACGAGATTCGACCGCCAGGCGCGCGGCCGCCAGCAAACGACTGCAATCGGCGGCGCTGAGCACACTTAGCAGCGAAATCGGCTTTTTCTCGCCGCGAACAACCGGGACTGCTTGCAGAAATTCCTGCAGCGCAACATCTACCCAATCCCGTTCCGACGCGGGGTCACATTCCCATATTCCAATGAAGCCAGCCTCTTCGAACATGGCAGGTATCCGAAGTCAATCATCGCAAATTCCAGAGACCTCGTAGGCTACCCAGTATGACGGCATCGCGAAAGGCCTTGGTGGGTATGGCTTTTCGGCGTTCTTGCCGTGCTGCGACCGAATCGGGATTTTCCTTAGTCGATTTTGTATGTCATTTTTTGACAGTAAATGCCGATGTTCGCCTTACGATCATCACTCGTTTGGGGGCAAACGAGGGGTGATTTGCTTCCATTTTCACCGTTGAAACTGCAACTTCGATTGAGGCCGCCCCCATGAATTCGCTTGCGGATGATTCGGTTCTTCTTCGGGACGACCTGGGATTTCGCCGGAACCAACCAATTCATGTTCACGTAATCGACGACGACGCCGATGTGCGAGCCTCGCTCGAGTGGACGCTGCGATCCGTCGGTTATCCCGTTCAGACCCACGCCAGTGTGGCCGAGTTTAGCGACTGCAAATCTGTGCAAACGCCCTGCTGCGTGATCGTCGACCTGATCATGCCAGGCATGACCGGCTTGAAATTCTGCCGTGAACTCGCATCTCGCTCAGGTTGCAACTTCGTCATGCTCACGGGTCACGGCGACATCGCAACAGCCGTCGAAGCCATGAAGCTGGGCGCGACCGACTTTCTCGAAAAGCCTTGTCCACGGCAGAAGCTACTGAGCGCCGTGCAAAGAGCACAGCAATCACTGCTGGCGGAACTTGTGGAGCTCAAAGAAGAAGAACTCACGCGACAACAGATCGAGCAACTGACGACGCGCGAGAAAGAAGTCCTGGAGCAAATGGCCCAAGGCCGAGTCACCAAGGAAATCGCATCTCAACTCGGCATCAGCGCAAAAACAGTCGACGTTCACCGCTCACGCATCTCTCAAAAGCTGCGTTTCGACTCTCCCACCCAACTCGGCAGGTTTGTCGCCGTTGAATATCGCCGCCAACAACGCCTCATCCGGCAGCAACCGCAAGATTAAAGACTGCAATCGATCCTGCTGAGCGTTAGCATCTCATCGGGGTGCTTACTTACGGCGCCAGCGACTTCAAAAAAGCTCGTCGACGAGCTTTTTCTTGGAATGACAATCGTGGTAAGTCCTTGCGCAGAATGGTACTCCAAGAGAGCCTGAACCTCCAACCTTCACTTCCGCAGGACTTTTTAAATACCTGCCGAAAAGCTTCTTTCCCCCGGGCTTTCCGCCTCTGGGGCCGGTTCCCCCGCACAGGCATAAAAAGCTATCTCAGTATTGGCTTTTCGGCCCGTCCGTCGGTATATTCCGATCTATCGCTCCAGATTCCGTAGCTAGCCTTACTGCTACTGCGGGCGCTTGGAGGTGGCCTCTCTCGACCCCTCTCTCACTCTGTTTTGGTACCTCTCCATGCTGAGCCGTACTCGGGCAATGTTTCGTCGTTTCTTGACGCAGCGCAACAAACGGTCGTCACAAGCTCCTTCTGCCAGGCGGCGCGCGTTTCTCGAAGCTCTCGAATCACGCGTGGTGTTGCACGGCGACGACGGGCCGCAATGGTTCGACAATCCCACTGCGGAAGTCAACGGCTTGGGCCTAGTCATCAATGCGGCGAGCAGCCCGATCTACAACAACAAGTTGTCGATCACCAACGACCTCGAAGGCAACGTGATCATCACCGATGAGCTCGTGCCGTTCACCAGCACGAACATTCCCGGCGCGGAGCTGAGCGACGACAACCATCAGCTGAAGGTGCCGCAGGCGGTCATCTTTGCCAACGCCATCTATGTGATCGGCGGCAACGGCGACGATACCCTGACGGTCGACTTTTCGCAGGGCAATCCGATTCTCCCTGGCGGTCTGTTCTTTCAGGGCGGATTGCAGAACAGCACTAATCCAGGCGATCAGATCGTGCTGCAAAACGGCACGGTCGATAGCGTCGACTACACGTTCGTCAACGAAAACGATGGCGCGATTGCGGTCGACGGTCGAAATATCAACTACACGGGCCTCGAGCCGGTCGTCGACAATCTCTCCGCGGCCACACGCAGCTTCACTTTTACCGGCGCTGCCGAAACCGTCACCATCAGCGACAACATCGCTGGCGATGGCATGACTCGCATCGACAGTACGCTGGGCGAATCGGTCGATTTCACGGCGCCGACGACATCGCTGACGGTGATCACCAACGGCGGTGACACGGTCAATGTGAACAGCTTCGATGCCGCCTTCAACACGCCGCTCATTTCGCTCGAAGGAACGACCAGCACCAATACGTATAACCTCGGCACAGGCAACGTCATTCCCGATGCGACCAATTTGAATCTAGCCGGCAATGCTGCGCTCGTCCTCAACGCCGCGAACGGCGAAACGATCGGCGCGCTCTCCTCGACGAATACGACGCCCACTATCGCGCTGACCACCGCTGGCCAAGCGTTGACGCTGGGCAATGCTACGAGCACGGCTTTCACTGGCGTGATTTCGGGTGCGGGTAACATCATTAAACAAGGCGCAGGTACGCAAACGCTCTCGGGTGTGAACACCTTTACCGGCAACACCACCATCAACGCCGGGGCCATTGCCGTGGCCGCCGATGCTGGGCTCGGCGCTGCGCCAGGCGCAGTCGTGGCCAATGCGATTGTGCTCAACGGCGGCACACTGACAACGACGGCCGGCTTCACGCTGAATGCCAACCGCGGCATCACTCTTTCCGGAACCGGTGGCACGGCGAACGTGACGGGTGGCTTGACCTACAACGGCACGATCACGGGCGCATTTCCCTTCACGAAAACGGGGGCCGGCGATCTCATCTTCTCGACCGCAGCCATCGTCCATGGTTTTAGCACCCTGACGATCAATAACGGCCGGCTGTTTTATGTCAGTCAAAACAACGTGGGCAGCGCC is drawn from Anatilimnocola floriformis and contains these coding sequences:
- a CDS encoding PAS domain-containing protein, with product MFEEAGFIGIWECDPASERDWVDVALQEFLQAVPVVRGEKKPISLLSVLSAADCSRLLAAARLAVESRAPLAEEFELNGTASAVWRIRLQGGVLPSGQAGRVVASCRCESKPAEPSSEEELRKFMTNDLVDSIPLFIVILNHAGDLHYVNRRTAEFLGWSLKELQEKDWVTEFLEPSEQARIQTAMANSYLAKGMETVQTRIRSATGEIRILEWNGCSAFQPGNNSGWMVGVGLDVTERENAEQASRLKQRALEQSINGIVISDMQARLTFVNESFQQMLGYDSPTEMLGMFALDLCEDPAAGARVMETVLANDAWVGELNFVRKDRNLIVLLVSATLLRDQDGQPQSLMASTIDITERKRHMRERLQIQEALQASEQHYRQLFETMTEGFSLHELIVNDQGEPIDYRYLDVNPAFETLMNVRRADVIGKLHSEFPSDDREFWVKTYGQVALTGQPLRSEYVHPKTQRQWIVLAYRTQPLQFAVLFSEISNWREAEQERQIAHDRLMMIINKAPLILFSLDRDGCVTASEGRGLARVGLRPGQLVGKTIAEVYPAATPSLRAIERALSGESVNFLAEGQGVFFDSHYEPIHDIDGKVIGMTGLAVDMTEQTQAQARLRESSERLQLLLKYAPAGVAMFDRDLKYIACSLRWLVDYRLEGQDLLGRSHYEVFPEITPRWREIHNRCLQGAVERCERDMFKRADGTATWLRWEIQPWRDAEGNIGGLVFFTEDVSKDVQAEEEVQSLRNQAAHAGRIATMGEMAAGIAHELNQPLAAISLYAEGCAAAANAGALSQPDLIEKFSQIGELANRCGEIIRRLRAFATKRESRRSTQDLRDILAASLELLRHEYRNAGVQCRVAMPEDPLWLFADTIELQQVFINILRNALEATVAQVGGLWRLPRRQFRRLIAAFRSVTTGREFHPPKSLNSSLLSSPPRPTASEWD
- a CDS encoding response regulator transcription factor; amino-acid sequence: MNSLADDSVLLRDDLGFRRNQPIHVHVIDDDADVRASLEWTLRSVGYPVQTHASVAEFSDCKSVQTPCCVIVDLIMPGMTGLKFCRELASRSGCNFVMLTGHGDIATAVEAMKLGATDFLEKPCPRQKLLSAVQRAQQSLLAELVELKEEELTRQQIEQLTTREKEVLEQMAQGRVTKEIASQLGISAKTVDVHRSRISQKLRFDSPTQLGRFVAVEYRRQQRLIRQQPQD